The stretch of DNA GGCCTCCGGGTCGAAGCCCGCGGTGGGCTCGTCCAGGAACAGCAGTTCGGGGCGGCCGACGATGCCGATCGCGACGTCCAGCCTGCGCCGCTGCCCGCCGGACAGCGTCTTGATCTTCTTGCCCGCGTGCGCGGTCAGGCCTACCGCCGCCATGAGTTCATCGGTGTCCCACGGCCGACTGATCGCGCCGGTGGAGTAGGGCGCGTAGTACGTCCCGAGGTGCGCGAGCAGCTCACGCACCCGCCACTTGCCATGGTCGCGCCAGGACTGCAGGACGACCCCGATGCGCGCACGCCATGCCTCGGTGCCGAGCGCCGGGTCCGTTCCGAGCACCTGGACCCGGCCCGCCGAGCGCATGCGGAAACCTTCCATGATCTCGATGGTGGTGGTCTTGCCGGCCCCGTTCGGCCCGAGCAGGGCGAGTACTTCACCGTGCCGCGCCCGGAACGTCACATCGCGCAGCACGTCGGCCGTGCCGTAGCGCATGCGCAGTCCCTCGACATCGAGCACGACGTCCTCGCTCGTCGCCGTCACGTCAACTCCTCCCCGTATCCGTTCAGATACCGGCGAAGCTACGTTGCGTTCAATACGTCTTCAATGAATAACTGGACGAATATGCAGACCTCGTAGGGGATTACGAGGGTTCATTGCAATGGACTTGCCGATGAACGCAAGCACGCAAGCACGCGAGAACGCGAGAACGCGAGGAGGTCGACGCTCATGCCGGGAGGCAGGCTGACCCACCAGGACCGCCGGCACATCGGCGCGGGCCTCGCGGAGGGGCTCGGGTACGCCGAGATCGCCCGGCGCATCGACAGGCCGACATCGACCGTCAGCCGCGAGGTGGCCCGCAACGGCGGGCCGGAGAGGTACCGCGTCGACCACGCCCACCTCGCCACGGAACGACGCGCCCGCCGGCGCGGACGGATCCCGCGCCTCGATCCGGCCACGCCCTTCGACGCGTACGGACGCGACCCCGATGCCGTACGCGACTTCACCGAGCAGCTCGCGGCGCTCATGGTCAGGACCGGGGTTCCCCGCATGGCCGCGCGGGTGCTCGCCCGTCTGATCACCGACGACTCCGGCAGTCTGACCTCCGCGGACCTCGTCGAGCGGCTGCGGGTCAGCCCCGCGTCGGTGTCCCTGGCCGTCGCATATCTGGAGGGCCTCGAAGTGATCCGCCGCGAGCGGCGGCCGGGTCACCGTCGCGAGCAGTACGTCATCGACGACGGCGTCTGGCTCCGGGCTTGGATGACGAGCGCGCAGGCGCACGCGAGGTGGGCGGAGACCGCGCAGCAGGGCGTCGACGTCCTCGACGCGGCGACGCCCGCGGGGGCCCGGCTCTCCCACATGAGCGAGTTCTTCGCGACCCTCAGCGACGACATGAGCGGCGGCTCCGGAGCCGTCGACGACGCGCTGACCGTACTGGCCGCGCTGCGGCACGCGGGCGCCCCTCTCCCGGCGGGCCAGCTGGCCAACGCGCTGGGCTGGCCCCTGGACCGCGTGACCGAAGCCCTGCGCTGTGCCGCACCGGACCGCCTTACTCCGGCGCAGCTCAGGGCCTTGGAGCACCCAGCCACGTAGACGTGCGGGCGGCGCGCGCGGAGCGGGCCGCCCTGGCTGATGGCGGCTCTGGCTCACGAGCGCTCTGGCTGACGGCCGCCCGGCATCAAGGCCGGGCGGCCGTAGGGCGCGTCAGGCCGCGGCGCCCGCCAGCGCGGGGCGCTCGGCTTCCCGCAGGCGCTCCATCAGCGAGACGCGGGCCCGCGCCACGCGCGAGCGCACCGTGCCCACCGGACAGCCGGTGAGCAGCGCGGCTTCCGCGTAGGGCAGCCCGAGGAGCTGGGTGAGGACGAAGGCCTCACGCCGTTCGTCGGGCAGCGTCGCCAGGAGGTCGGCGAGGACCACGCCGTCGTCGAAGCCCGGCAGGCCCCTCGGCTGGGCCCGCTCCGCGGCCGACTGCCAGTCGTCCGTGTCGCAGAGGCGGGGCCGGGCCGCGGCGTGCCGCAGGCTGTCGATCACCGCGCGCCGGGCGATGGACAGCAGCCACGTACGGGCGGACGAGCGCCCTTCGAAACGGTGCAGGCTGCCGAGGGCCCGCAGGAACGTGTCCTGCGTCAGGTCCTCGGCGGCCTGCGGATCGCCGCCGAGGTACGTCACGTACCGGCGGACGTCCCGGTGCAGGGCGCGTACGAAGTGCTCGACCGCTTCGGGGTCTCCGGCGCGGGCGGCGAGCGCCCAGGCCGTTATCGACTCGTCGGGTGAGCTGGGCAGGGCAGGAATGATCACCTGGTGTCCTTCTCGGGAGTCCGGGACCCGGGACGCGCCGTACGTACCTGAGCACCTGAGCACCTGAGCACGTGCGTACCTGCGTACCCGCGTACGTGCGTCCGGCGGGTCCGGTGAGGGGGTACGGCCGCGCGCGAGTGCGTACGACCGATGCCCGAGCCGCCCGGCCGCGCGATGTGGCGCGGGAACGGCGTCGGGGAGCCGGCTGTCAGGCGACAGCGGTCCCCGCGGGCGGACCCCGAGAAGTGATGGCGTGGACCAGAAGCAACTGCCGCGGCCGGCCCGCCGAACGGTGGCGATGGGGCCGGATGCGGGGCCGGTGTGCGGGCGTGGGCAGCGCCAGAGGCACCCGCAGCGGGGCGACGAGCCACCCGGCGAAGGCGCGGGCGACACGGAAGGCCGCGCGTTCGCCGTGCGCGAGCCAGAGGCCGCAGAAGAGCGCGGCGAGAAGGTGGGCGGCGAGCATGCCGGTCGGCGACATGCCGCTCATGTCGTGGCCGCCGCCCATGTGATCCATGTGCTCCATGGAGGAGCCCATCGAAGACGCGGGCATGGCCGGCATGGGTGTCGCGCCCGCTTCGGGCATCGGCGCGGCGCAGAGCATGTGCTGCACCCACCGCCGCACGAGCGGCTCTCCGCCCGAGGGCTGAGCCGCGGCCTGGGCCAGGGAGAACCCCGAGTGCAGCGCGGCCTGCGCAGCCACCGCCAGGGAGACGACCAGGGGCAGCCCCCGCTCGCGCCCGGCCAGCAGCCACGCGGTGCCGCCGACTCCGACGGCTCCGGCACCCAGCGTCCACCAGGGCACCGAGGTCCCCGACATCATGACGTGCCCCAGGGCAGCGAGCAGCACACAGGCGGCCGCGAACACCGCAGCCCGTACCGCGCGAGAACACCACCCAGCAGTCATGGCGGGGACATCTTTGCATTCGCGCCACTCCTTTCACGGACGGGTACGCGAAATGAACCCGGCCCGCTCACTCGCCCCGCACGTGTGAGCCACGGCACACCAACCCGCGGGAACTGAACGGCACTCCGCCCCGACTGCTGGGGGGGGGAGTCAGCGCGCCGAGTCCTCCAGGAGCTTCAGGGCCAGCGCCTCCGTCTCCGCGTCGGCCTTCTCGGGACTGCCCGTGTCGTACGGCGGGTCCGGGTCGTACTCGACGGCCAGCTGCATCGCCATGGCGACCTTCTCGCCGGAGAGGCGGGAGGCGAGGTGCAGGCCCATGTCGATGCCGGCGGATACGCCCGCCGCCGTAATGATCTTCCCGGTCTCGACGAAGCGGCCGGGGGTGTAGACGGCGCCGACCTCCTTCAAGTAGGGGCGTGACGCCCAGTAGGTGGTGGCCGGGAGTCCCCGGAGCAGGCCCGCCGAGCCGAGGATCAGGGAGCCGGTGCAGACCGAAGTGGTCCACGTGGAGCGGCGGTGGATGCGGCGGATCCACCGGTGGGCGTCGGCGTCCTCCATCATCGCGACGGTCCCGCGGTTGCCGCCGCCGGGCACCAGCAGCACATCGGCCCGGGTGACGTCGCTCATGGCCCGCTCGGCCACCAGCGTCAGCTCGCCGGTGTCGGTGCGGACCGGGCCCGCCTGCCGGGCGACCATCGTCACGCGGACGCCCGGTACGCGGCACAGCATTTCGTACGGACCGACGGCGTCCAGGGCGGTGAAGCCGTCGTAGAGCAGCACGGCGACACTCAGCTCCCTCGCGTCGTCCTGCACGGGGGCGTCGCGCTCCGCCGCGTGCGCGGGGCAGCCCGACGCGGCGGCGAGTCCGGCCGCACCCAGCGTCCCTGCCACCGCGCCCCGCAGCAGCCGACGACGGCCCGTACCGATCCTGGGTTCCTCAGCGCTCATCTCTTCTCAACTCCCTGTGTTGTAAAGGCTGTTGAATCCTCCAGCGGACGGCCGGACCACGACCGCGTCGGCCCGGATGCTGCCGCCGTCCCGGAAGTGCAGGGTGAACGGCACCGTGTCGCCCAGCCGCCACCGGCCGCGGGCCCGCAGCATCACGTCCACACCGAGCGGCGACATCGCGAGGGTCCCGTGCGCCGGGACCTCCACCGAGTCCGCGCCGCTCATGTACGCCGCCCGGCCGCCCGTGGTCCGGTGGCGGCCCAGCATGGCCTCGTCGGCGGCCGCGGATTCGGACGTGACGCCGGTCAACCGGTCGGCCGAGCCTCCCCTGTTGGTGATGCGGAAGTAGGCCGAGGTGTCCTCCGTGTCCCCGAACGGCAGGAACACCCGTCCCGCCCCGACCTCGATCCGTGCGGGCCTGCCCGCGCCGCCCGAGCCCACCCACGTGGTCAGTCCGCCGAGGGCGACAGCGCACGCCGTGACGGGTGCGAGTGCGGCGAGCAGGGGGCGGCGGAGGCGGCCGACTGCCGACCGGAAGGCCTCGCTCATCGCGTTCCGCCCTTCCGTGCCCGTGCGGCACCGCCCCGCACCGGACTCGGCCGCCAGCTGCGCAGCCGCAGGCTGTTGCCCACCACCAGGAGCGAGCTGACCGACATCGCGGCGGCCGCGACCATGGGGTCGAGCAGGCCGACCGCCGCCAAAGGCACGGTGACCGCGTTGTAGCCGAACGCCCAGACGAGGTTCGTCCGGATCGTGCGCAGGGTGCGGCGGGCCAGGAGGACCGCGTCCGCGACGGTCTCGATGTCGCCGCGTACGAGCGTGACGTCGGCGGCTCCGGCGGCCGCGTCGGTGCCGCCGCCCATGGCGATGCCGAGGTCCGCGCCCGCGAGGGCGGCCGCGTCGTTCACACCGTCCCCGATGACGGCGACACGGTGGCCCGCCTCCCTCAACTCCCTTACGAGGTCGGCCTTTCCTTCGGGTGTGCAGCGCGCGTGGATCTCTGTGATGCCGAGGTCCGCGGCGACCGCGCGGGCCGTCGCCTCGCGGTCCCCGGTGGCGAGCACCGGACGCACGCCGAGGCGGCGGAGCCGGTCGACGGCTCGGTAGCTCCCCGGGCGTACGACGTCACCGATCGCGATCAGGGCCTGGGCCGCGCCGTCCACGCGGACCACGACCGCGGTGTGCGCGGCGGCTTCGGCAGCGGTCAGCGCCTGGGCCAGCTCGTCGGGCAACTCACCCTCGGGGGCTCCGACTTCGACGGCGAAGCCCTCGACGCGGCCGCTCACCCCGCTGCCAGGCGTGGCACGGAACCCGGTCACCCGGGGCAGGTCACGCCCCGCGTACGCCACGACCGCCCGGCCCAGCGGATGTTCCGCACCCCGCTCCACCGCACCGGCGAGCCGCAGTACGTCGTCCCGTCCGATACCGTCCGCCGTCACGGTGACCCGGGCGACGCTCATCCGCCCGGAGGTGAGCGTGCCGGTCTTGTCCAGGACCACGGCATCGACGTGCCGCAAGGTCTCCAGGGCCCGCGGTCCGCGCACCAGGACGCCGAGTTGGGCGCCACGCCCGGTGGCGGCGAGCAGGGCGGTGGGGGTCGCGAGGCCGAGCGCGCAGGGGCAGGCCACGACCAGGATCGCCACGCACGCCGTCACGGCGGACTGCGGGGCGGCTCCAGCGCCGAGCCAGAAGCCGAGCACCGTGACGGCAAGCGCGAGCACCACCGGCACGAACCCACCCGCCACCGTGTCCGCGAGCCGCTGCGCCCGCGCCTTGCCCGCCTGGGCCTCGGTGACCAGGCGGGTGATGCGGGCGAGCCGCGTATCGGCGCCGACCGCCGTGGCACGCACCAGGAGCAGCCCTCCGACGTTGACGGCGCCACCGGTCACCGGGGCGTCGGGGCCGACCTCGACGGGCTCGCTCTCCCCCGTGACCAGGGAGAGGTCCAGGGCCGAGCTGCCCTCTCGTACCACGCCATCGGTGGCGACCCGCTCCCCCGGCCGCACGACGAAGTTCTGGCCGACGCGCAGCCGGGCGAGGGGGATGGTCCGTTCCGCGTCGTCGTCGAGGACCTCGACGTCCTTGACGGTCAGGCTCGCCAGGGAGCGCAGCGCCGCGCCCGTCCCGTGCCGGGCGCGCGCCTCCAGGTACCGGCCCGTCAGGACGAACAGCGGTACGCCCACCACCGCTTCCAGATAGATGTGCGCGGCCCCGTCCGGCGCGGTCGGCAGCAGGCTGAACGGCATCCGCATGCCGGGGTGGCCCGCACCGCCGATGAAGAGGGCGTACGAGGACCAGGCGAACGAGGCGGCGACGCCGAGGGAGACGAGCGTGTCCATGGTCGCCGCGGAGTACCGCAGGCCACGCAGCGCGCGGGCGTGGAACGGCCAGGCGCCCCAGACGGCGACCGGCGCGGTCAGCACGAAGCACAGCCACTGCCAGTTGCGGAACTGCAGGGCGGGCACCATCGAGAGGAGGAGCACGGGGGCCGCCAGCAGGGCGACGGTCAGGAGGCGGTCGCGTTCACCTCGTACGTGCTCGTCGCGCTCCGGCCCGGAATCCGATGCGGGTGGGCGCTCCTGGGCCCGCTCCGGCTGCCGGACGGGTTCCGCCGTGCAGCCCGCTCGCTCGACCGCCGCGACGAGTTCACCGAGGGAGACGGCCGTCGGATGGGTCACCCTGGCCCGCCCGGTGGCCAGGTTCACCACCGCGTTCACGCCGTCCAGCCTGCCGAGCCGCTTCTCGACGCGTGCCACGCAGGCGCCGCAGGTCATCCCGCCGACCGCCAGGTCGGTGACCACGTCGGCGGCGGCACCGGGCGCGGCTCCGGGCGCCACGGATCCGCTCATCGGCCGCCGCCGGAGTGCATGTCCCCCATGCCTCCGCCCCCATGAGACCCGCCGCCGCCATCGCCGGGCTCCTTGTCCGTCTCGGTCTCGGTCCGCTGCATCCCGGGTGCGACCGGCCCGACGGCATCCCCCACGGCGTACGACACCGCGAAGATCACCGCGAGCAGCGCGAGGAACCCGCAGAGCAGGGGCAGTTGGGGGCGATCGCTCATCGCCGCTCTCCTGACACTCGTGAACGCGACAGCGCGGAACCGTCGCGCCCGCGCCTGTTCAGGAGTCGGCCGCGGAGGGGCCCGAGTTCCCGTGAGGCACGCCCCACTTGACCTCAATCAAGCTTCAGGTATGAGCGGGCAACTCATGTGCCCCGATGGCCGCTTGGGCCTCCGCGGCCATCGTTCGCCGGTCGGAGCCGCGCAGCGAGGCGTGCGCGGTGACCCGCACGGTCAGTCCCCGGGCGCGGGCCACGCGGTGCAGCGAGGCCCCGAAGGTCTCGTCGCCGAGGAAGGCGGCGGTGGTGCTGCGCGTGCCGTGCTGGTAGTAGCGGATGGTCACCGGCCGTACGGGCGCGCCGGCGTCGGCCGCCGCCTGGAAGGTGGCCCGCCTGAAGCGGCCACCCGCGACGGAACACCAGGTCGTGGCCTGCGGGAAGACGAGGACTGAGCGGCCTGAGCTCAGGGTCGACGCCAGCTCCGCGACCACATGGGGCAGTTGCCGCAGTCCGTCGCGGTCGATGAACTGGGACCCGGCCCGCCGGGCGAGCGCGCCGATGACCGGCCACTGGCCCACCTCGCGCTTGGCGAGGACGGTCACCGGCTCGACGGCGAGCAGGCTGACGACGTCGAGCCAGGAGATGTGATTGGCGACGATCAGAGTGCCGGGGCGGGAACCGGTCACCGTCAGCAGCCCGGGCCCCGCCTCGAGGCGTATGCCGAGCGCGCCCAGGATCCCCCGGGCCCGTGCCCGCAGCGCGCGCGGCCCGGCGAGCCGCTCGCCCTGAGCCACGCCGATGCCGATCTCGTACGCCAACGCCGCGTACCGGCGGGCCAGTTCGGCCGGCGGAACCTGCGGCGCCGAGGGTGTGACGCAGGCCGGGGTGCACAGCGCCGCCGGGGCTCCCGTGGGGCTCATGGCGTCTCCCCCAGGAAGTAGCGGCGGTAGCGGTCACCGAGCCGGTCCATGTCGAGGAGGACGAAGAAGTCGGCGACATCGAACTCGGGGTCGTGCGTGGGCGCCCCGCAGATCCACGCACCGAGGCGGAGGTACCCCCTCAGCAGCGGCGGCAGGTCGGCGTATACCGGCTGTTCCACCGTCGGCGCGGTGGGCACCCAGGGGCGCCGGGGATACACCCGCAGCTCGGGCGGGGACGCGTGCTTGGACGTGCCGAGCAGCCAGGCGCTGGAAGCCGCCTTGCCGCCGTCGGCCAGCGGCACCGAGGCGCAGCCCGCCAGATAGCGGTGGCCGGAGAGCAGGACGTAGCGGGCGAGCGCCGACCACATCAGGTTGATCACCGCGCCCGAGCGGTGGTCGGGGTGCACGCAGGAGCGGCCCGCCTCGATCGTGGAGGACCGCAGTCCGTCAAGGGCGCGCAGATCGAACTCGCTGTCCGAGTAGGACCGCTCGGCCCGCCCCGGCGGCAGCAGGCGGTAGGTGCCGACGACCTCGCCGGTGGCGGTGTCGGTGACGATCA from Streptomyces sp. BA2 encodes:
- a CDS encoding ABC transporter ATP-binding protein, producing the protein MRYGTADVLRDVTFRARHGEVLALLGPNGAGKTTTIEIMEGFRMRSAGRVQVLGTDPALGTEAWRARIGVVLQSWRDHGKWRVRELLAHLGTYYAPYSTGAISRPWDTDELMAAVGLTAHAGKKIKTLSGGQRRRLDVAIGIVGRPELLFLDEPTAGFDPEARREFHALVRRLADDHATTILLTTHDLHEAARLADRMMILVGGRIIADGSPGELARRIAGDDEVRWTRGGRRFVKSTPESTSFVRELFREYGDAVGELEVRRASLEDTYLALVRRQGKAETRATASAKAVAL
- a CDS encoding GbsR/MarR family transcriptional regulator, whose protein sequence is MPGGRLTHQDRRHIGAGLAEGLGYAEIARRIDRPTSTVSREVARNGGPERYRVDHAHLATERRARRRGRIPRLDPATPFDAYGRDPDAVRDFTEQLAALMVRTGVPRMAARVLARLITDDSGSLTSADLVERLRVSPASVSLAVAYLEGLEVIRRERRPGHRREQYVIDDGVWLRAWMTSAQAHARWAETAQQGVDVLDAATPAGARLSHMSEFFATLSDDMSGGSGAVDDALTVLAALRHAGAPLPAGQLANALGWPLDRVTEALRCAAPDRLTPAQLRALEHPAT
- a CDS encoding sigma-70 family RNA polymerase sigma factor; its protein translation is MIIPALPSSPDESITAWALAARAGDPEAVEHFVRALHRDVRRYVTYLGGDPQAAEDLTQDTFLRALGSLHRFEGRSSARTWLLSIARRAVIDSLRHAAARPRLCDTDDWQSAAERAQPRGLPGFDDGVVLADLLATLPDERREAFVLTQLLGLPYAEAALLTGCPVGTVRSRVARARVSLMERLREAERPALAGAAA
- a CDS encoding DJ-1/PfpI family protein → MSAEEPRIGTGRRRLLRGAVAGTLGAAGLAAASGCPAHAAERDAPVQDDARELSVAVLLYDGFTALDAVGPYEMLCRVPGVRVTMVARQAGPVRTDTGELTLVAERAMSDVTRADVLLVPGGGNRGTVAMMEDADAHRWIRRIHRRSTWTTSVCTGSLILGSAGLLRGLPATTYWASRPYLKEVGAVYTPGRFVETGKIITAAGVSAGIDMGLHLASRLSGEKVAMAMQLAVEYDPDPPYDTGSPEKADAETEALALKLLEDSAR
- a CDS encoding copper chaperone PCu(A)C; translation: MSEAFRSAVGRLRRPLLAALAPVTACAVALGGLTTWVGSGGAGRPARIEVGAGRVFLPFGDTEDTSAYFRITNRGGSADRLTGVTSESAAADEAMLGRHRTTGGRAAYMSGADSVEVPAHGTLAMSPLGVDVMLRARGRWRLGDTVPFTLHFRDGGSIRADAVVVRPSAGGFNSLYNTGS
- a CDS encoding heavy metal translocating P-type ATPase, encoding MSGSVAPGAAPGAAADVVTDLAVGGMTCGACVARVEKRLGRLDGVNAVVNLATGRARVTHPTAVSLGELVAAVERAGCTAEPVRQPERAQERPPASDSGPERDEHVRGERDRLLTVALLAAPVLLLSMVPALQFRNWQWLCFVLTAPVAVWGAWPFHARALRGLRYSAATMDTLVSLGVAASFAWSSYALFIGGAGHPGMRMPFSLLPTAPDGAAHIYLEAVVGVPLFVLTGRYLEARARHGTGAALRSLASLTVKDVEVLDDDAERTIPLARLRVGQNFVVRPGERVATDGVVREGSSALDLSLVTGESEPVEVGPDAPVTGGAVNVGGLLLVRATAVGADTRLARITRLVTEAQAGKARAQRLADTVAGGFVPVVLALAVTVLGFWLGAGAAPQSAVTACVAILVVACPCALGLATPTALLAATGRGAQLGVLVRGPRALETLRHVDAVVLDKTGTLTSGRMSVARVTVTADGIGRDDVLRLAGAVERGAEHPLGRAVVAYAGRDLPRVTGFRATPGSGVSGRVEGFAVEVGAPEGELPDELAQALTAAEAAAHTAVVVRVDGAAQALIAIGDVVRPGSYRAVDRLRRLGVRPVLATGDREATARAVAADLGITEIHARCTPEGKADLVRELREAGHRVAVIGDGVNDAAALAGADLGIAMGGGTDAAAGAADVTLVRGDIETVADAVLLARRTLRTIRTNLVWAFGYNAVTVPLAAVGLLDPMVAAAAMSVSSLLVVGNSLRLRSWRPSPVRGGAARARKGGTR
- a CDS encoding lysophospholipid acyltransferase family protein, translated to MSPTGAPAALCTPACVTPSAPQVPPAELARRYAALAYEIGIGVAQGERLAGPRALRARARGILGALGIRLEAGPGLLTVTGSRPGTLIVANHISWLDVVSLLAVEPVTVLAKREVGQWPVIGALARRAGSQFIDRDGLRQLPHVVAELASTLSSGRSVLVFPQATTWCSVAGGRFRRATFQAAADAGAPVRPVTIRYYQHGTRSTTAAFLGDETFGASLHRVARARGLTVRVTAHASLRGSDRRTMAAEAQAAIGAHELPAHT
- a CDS encoding GNAT family N-acetyltransferase, coding for MPSTSAPLTPSAPPVPSSYVTSIADSEEQIRAAQRLRYRVFGEEMGAALHTSLPGHDVDPYDDLVDHLIVTDTATGEVVGTYRLLPPGRAERSYSDSEFDLRALDGLRSSTIEAGRSCVHPDHRSGAVINLMWSALARYVLLSGHRYLAGCASVPLADGGKAASSAWLLGTSKHASPPELRVYPRRPWVPTAPTVEQPVYADLPPLLRGYLRLGAWICGAPTHDPEFDVADFFVLLDMDRLGDRYRRYFLGETP